A region of Thermobifida halotolerans DNA encodes the following proteins:
- a CDS encoding carbohydrate ABC transporter permease produces MTKLLPASSSHEAPTSGDEATRVPTADTAARHRGRWPLLWSRLGRAGIGLLGWTIAFVLFFPVLWMFLSGLKQEAQASTDPPTFLFTPTLDQFEAIFDRDFAPYLLNSLMASVGSTFLVIVLATPAAYALSLAPVPKWRDSLFFFISTRMMPMVAIILPLYVIANDIGVLDNITMLSLVYTVMNLPIAVWMIRSFLLELPKGVLEAAKVDGATFGVELRRIILPMIAPGLAATALICFIFAWNEFFFAVSLTSTRAATVPVFLTGFVTSEGLFLARLSAAATMAALPVILAGWIAQKWLVRGLTLGAVK; encoded by the coding sequence ATGACCAAGCTACTTCCGGCGAGCTCCTCGCACGAGGCACCGACGTCGGGCGACGAGGCCACGAGGGTGCCGACCGCCGACACGGCCGCCCGGCACCGCGGCCGGTGGCCGCTGCTGTGGTCCCGTCTCGGCAGGGCGGGCATCGGCCTGCTGGGCTGGACCATCGCCTTCGTCCTCTTCTTCCCGGTGCTGTGGATGTTCCTCTCCGGGCTCAAACAGGAGGCGCAGGCGTCGACCGACCCGCCGACGTTCCTGTTCACGCCGACGCTCGACCAGTTCGAGGCGATCTTCGACCGCGACTTCGCCCCCTACCTGCTGAACTCGCTGATGGCGTCGGTGGGGTCGACGTTCCTGGTGATCGTCCTGGCCACACCGGCGGCCTACGCGCTCTCGCTGGCGCCGGTGCCGAAGTGGCGGGACTCGCTGTTCTTCTTCATCTCCACCCGGATGATGCCGATGGTCGCCATCATCCTGCCGCTGTACGTCATCGCCAACGACATCGGAGTGCTCGACAACATCACGATGCTCTCGCTGGTCTACACGGTGATGAATCTGCCGATCGCGGTCTGGATGATCCGGTCCTTCCTGCTCGAACTGCCCAAGGGCGTTCTCGAGGCGGCCAAGGTCGACGGTGCGACGTTCGGCGTCGAACTCCGCCGCATCATCCTGCCCATGATCGCGCCCGGTCTGGCCGCGACCGCGCTGATCTGCTTCATCTTCGCGTGGAACGAGTTCTTCTTCGCCGTCAGCCTGACCTCGACCCGTGCGGCCACCGTTCCGGTGTTCCTGACCGGATTCGTCACCAGCGAGGGACTGTTCCTCGCCCGACTGTCGGCCGCCGCGACCATGG
- a CDS encoding carbohydrate ABC transporter permease, with the protein MTVSTSPAAAQPRGGRAPQKLTQLERWKLRGPLLPALVLTVVLTQIPMLVTVYYSFQSRNLLRPEESGFAGFANYGRVFGDEQFRGAVLNTVVLTASTVLLSIVLGIALAVLLDQKFLGRSVVRTLLITPFLVMPAAAALLWKHAMFNPLFGILNWALSPFGVERVDWASQYPMTSIVLMLTWQWTPFMMLIVLAGLQSQSPELLEAAKMDGAGPFKTFWFVTFPQLRQFIELAILLGSIFIVQTFDPIFLITQGGPGQATTNLPYFIYQRTFRAFEVGEAAAAGVIVVIATIVIANFALRVVSSLFREEERA; encoded by the coding sequence ATGACCGTATCAACCTCTCCGGCCGCGGCGCAGCCGCGCGGCGGCCGGGCCCCCCAGAAACTCACTCAGCTCGAACGGTGGAAGCTCCGGGGCCCGCTGCTGCCGGCACTGGTGCTCACCGTGGTGCTGACCCAGATCCCGATGCTGGTGACCGTCTACTACAGCTTCCAGTCGCGCAACCTGCTGCGGCCGGAGGAGAGTGGATTCGCCGGTTTCGCCAACTACGGCCGGGTGTTCGGCGACGAGCAGTTCCGGGGCGCGGTGCTCAACACCGTGGTGCTGACGGCGAGCACGGTGCTGCTGTCCATCGTGCTCGGCATCGCGCTCGCCGTGCTGCTCGACCAGAAGTTCCTCGGCCGCAGCGTCGTCCGGACGCTGCTGATCACGCCGTTCCTGGTCATGCCCGCGGCGGCCGCGCTGCTGTGGAAGCACGCGATGTTCAACCCGCTGTTCGGCATCCTGAACTGGGCGCTGTCACCGTTCGGCGTGGAACGGGTCGACTGGGCCAGCCAGTACCCGATGACGTCGATCGTGCTGATGCTGACGTGGCAGTGGACCCCGTTCATGATGCTGATCGTGCTCGCCGGGCTGCAGAGCCAGTCTCCCGAGCTCCTCGAGGCGGCCAAGATGGACGGAGCGGGTCCGTTCAAGACGTTCTGGTTCGTCACGTTCCCGCAACTACGTCAGTTCATCGAACTCGCCATCCTGCTGGGGTCGATCTTCATCGTGCAGACGTTCGACCCGATCTTCCTGATCACCCAGGGAGGGCCCGGCCAGGCGACGACCAACCTGCCCTACTTCATCTACCAGCGGACCTTCCGTGCGTTCGAGGTCGGTGAGGCCGCTGCGGCGGGCGTCATCGTGGTCATCGCGACCATCGTCATCGCCAACTTCGCCCTGCGTGTGGTCTCCAGCCTGTTCCGCGAGGAAGAGAGGGCCTGA
- a CDS encoding ABC transporter substrate-binding protein encodes MRIPHKPHLTRTPHRTRAVVAASVVTVMLASACSGAGGGGADGDTVTIATVANPQMEDIEQLTSVFEEEHPDINVEFVILPENELRDRVTQDIATGSGQYDIVTIGTYETPIWAENGWLTSLDDYASDPDYDVDDLMPPVREALTYEDNLYAVPFYAESSFLMYRTDLFEEAGVTMPERPTWQEVAELAEKLHDPDNDVAGICLRGLAGWGEVLAPLNTVVNTFGGRWYDENWNAQMTSPETMEAVQFYVDLVRDHGETGAANAGFSECLTATSQGNAAMWYDATVAASILEDPDSSDAAGLMGYVPAPVVETEHSGWLWAWSLAIPETSQNKDAAWEFMSWATSKEYIRLVGEELGWTRVPPGSRMSTYEIAEYQEAASAFAGPTLDAIENVDVRRPGLHEQPWVGVQYITIPEFQDLGTRVSQEVSAAIAGNQSVEEAMEKAQQYTEEIAESGGYRDQ; translated from the coding sequence ATGAGAATCCCGCACAAACCGCACCTGACGAGAACCCCGCACAGAACACGCGCCGTGGTCGCCGCCTCGGTGGTGACGGTGATGCTCGCCAGCGCCTGTTCCGGTGCCGGCGGCGGCGGAGCCGACGGTGACACGGTCACCATCGCCACGGTGGCCAACCCGCAGATGGAGGACATCGAACAGTTGACGTCGGTGTTCGAGGAGGAACACCCCGACATCAACGTCGAGTTCGTGATCCTGCCGGAGAACGAGCTGCGCGACCGGGTCACCCAGGACATCGCCACCGGCTCGGGCCAGTACGACATCGTCACCATCGGCACCTACGAGACGCCCATCTGGGCCGAGAACGGCTGGCTGACCTCACTCGACGACTACGCGAGCGATCCCGACTACGACGTCGACGACCTGATGCCGCCGGTGCGGGAGGCACTGACCTACGAGGACAACCTGTACGCGGTGCCGTTCTACGCCGAGTCGTCGTTCCTGATGTACCGCACGGACCTGTTCGAGGAGGCCGGGGTCACCATGCCGGAACGGCCGACCTGGCAGGAGGTCGCCGAGCTCGCCGAGAAACTGCACGACCCGGACAACGACGTCGCCGGCATCTGCCTGCGCGGGCTGGCCGGATGGGGCGAGGTGCTCGCACCGCTGAACACCGTGGTCAACACCTTCGGCGGGCGCTGGTACGACGAGAACTGGAACGCCCAGATGACCTCGCCCGAGACGATGGAGGCCGTCCAGTTCTACGTCGACCTGGTCCGCGACCACGGCGAGACGGGCGCCGCCAACGCCGGCTTCTCCGAGTGCCTCACCGCGACCAGCCAGGGCAACGCCGCCATGTGGTACGACGCGACCGTCGCCGCCAGCATCCTGGAGGACCCGGACTCCAGCGACGCCGCCGGCCTGATGGGCTACGTGCCCGCCCCCGTGGTCGAGACCGAGCACTCCGGCTGGCTGTGGGCCTGGTCCCTGGCCATCCCGGAGACCTCGCAGAACAAGGACGCCGCCTGGGAGTTCATGTCGTGGGCGACGTCCAAGGAGTACATCCGGTTGGTCGGTGAGGAGCTCGGCTGGACCCGTGTGCCGCCCGGCAGCCGCATGTCGACCTACGAGATCGCCGAGTACCAGGAGGCCGCCAGCGCGTTCGCCGGGCCCACGCTCGACGCGATCGAGAACGTCGACGTCCGTCGGCCGGGACTTCACGAACAGCCCTGGGTCGGGGTGCAGTACATCACGATCCCCGAGTTCCAGGACCTCGGGACGCGGGTGTCGCAGGAGGTCTCCGCGGCGATCGCCGGCAACCAGTCGGTCGAGGAGGCCATGGAGAAGGCGCAGCAGTACACCGAAGAGATCGCCGAGAGCGGCGGCTACCGGGACCAGTGA
- a CDS encoding LacI family DNA-binding transcriptional regulator — translation MAVRAGVGIKTVSRVLNDEPNVRPQTRERVLAAVGELNYRRNTIASSIRRRDQRTASIGLVVEDLANPFAARLTRVVQDVAFQQSHLVLVGSSEGVAEREHEIVGEFCSRRVDGLIIVPSGTDQSYLRVEHTHGAPVVFVDRPGRRIKADTVVSENASGVAEAVRHLVRHGHSRIAYLGDRQSVYTAAQRLSGFRSAMAECAGGADQRHIRTGLRDGAKAYQATLDLLGQRPAPTALVCGNNIITMGALHAMQQCGVREHVAIIGFDDLELADLLQPALTVVAQDVAALGTEGARLLFERLKHPTAPYRRVTVPVRLIARGSGEIPAPSGREGR, via the coding sequence GTGGCCGTCCGCGCGGGCGTCGGGATCAAAACGGTCTCCCGCGTACTCAACGACGAACCGAACGTTCGCCCGCAGACGCGGGAACGGGTACTCGCCGCCGTCGGAGAACTCAACTACCGCCGCAACACGATCGCGAGCAGCATCCGGCGCCGTGACCAGCGCACCGCCTCGATCGGGCTTGTCGTCGAGGATCTGGCCAACCCGTTCGCCGCGCGGCTCACCCGCGTCGTCCAGGACGTCGCCTTCCAGCAGTCGCACCTGGTGCTCGTCGGTTCCAGCGAGGGCGTGGCCGAACGGGAGCACGAGATCGTCGGCGAGTTCTGCTCCCGACGGGTCGACGGTCTCATCATCGTGCCGTCCGGCACCGACCAGAGCTACCTCAGGGTCGAACACACGCACGGCGCGCCGGTCGTCTTCGTCGACCGACCCGGCAGGCGGATCAAGGCGGACACGGTGGTGTCGGAGAACGCCAGCGGCGTCGCCGAGGCGGTACGCCACCTCGTCAGGCACGGCCACTCCCGAATCGCCTACCTCGGCGACCGACAGTCGGTCTACACCGCCGCGCAGCGGCTCTCCGGCTTCCGCTCCGCGATGGCGGAGTGCGCGGGCGGCGCCGACCAGCGCCACATCCGCACCGGCCTGCGCGACGGCGCGAAGGCGTACCAGGCGACGCTTGACCTTCTTGGGCAGCGGCCCGCTCCCACCGCCCTCGTCTGCGGCAACAACATCATCACCATGGGCGCCCTGCACGCGATGCAGCAGTGCGGGGTCCGGGAACACGTCGCCATCATCGGCTTCGACGACCTGGAGCTGGCCGACCTGCTGCAGCCGGCGCTCACCGTGGTGGCCCAGGACGTCGCGGCCCTCGGCACCGAAGGAGCCCGCCTGCTCTTCGAACGCCTGAAACACCCCACGGCGCCGTATCGGCGGGTCACGGTGCCGGTTCGCCTCATCGCCAGGGGATCGGGGGAGATCCCCGCCCCCAGCGGTCGCGAGGGGCGGTGA
- a CDS encoding uracil-xanthine permease family protein: MKLGLGWKLYGDGSAPPPGEVVRPDERLSWGRTAGLGAQHVIAMFGATFVFPVVMGLDPNLAIMMSGVCTILFLLIVNGKIPSYLGSSASFVGAAVIISPGGSDPAALTGAILVAGVVLALSGLAIHLLGPNVIVRAFPPAVTGAVVMLIGFNLAPVVSDAYWPHDQWIAVLTMAFVILATVLLRGFLARITILLGLVFGFVLSWVFDLLFGTTPTPLGDGTVEDAFRVDLSAVAEAPWIGLPDFHAPEFHLSAILVALPAVIALIAENAGHVKAVQEMTRDDLDPYMGRAILADGVATVLASSVGGAPTTTYAENIGVMAVTRVYSTAAYYVAAVVAILFGLCPKFGALVAATPEGVIGGITVILYGMIGLLGAKIWVENRVDFGNPLVLVPIAAGLIAGIGNVSVAFTESFQISGIALGTLIILVGFHVLNTLAPESMRPVPPTRDTSASATGAAEEGREEGREGAARS; the protein is encoded by the coding sequence ATGAAGCTCGGCCTGGGATGGAAGCTCTACGGGGACGGCAGCGCCCCACCTCCGGGAGAGGTCGTCCGACCGGACGAGCGGCTCTCGTGGGGCCGGACCGCCGGACTCGGCGCCCAGCACGTCATCGCCATGTTCGGGGCCACCTTCGTCTTCCCCGTCGTCATGGGTCTGGACCCCAACCTGGCCATCATGATGTCGGGCGTCTGCACCATCCTGTTCCTGCTGATCGTCAACGGGAAGATCCCCAGCTACCTCGGCAGCAGCGCCTCCTTCGTGGGGGCGGCCGTCATCATCTCCCCCGGCGGCTCCGACCCGGCGGCCCTCACCGGGGCGATCCTGGTCGCCGGTGTGGTGCTCGCCCTGTCCGGCCTGGCCATCCACCTGCTCGGCCCGAACGTCATCGTCCGGGCCTTCCCACCGGCGGTGACCGGCGCGGTCGTCATGCTCATCGGGTTCAACCTGGCCCCCGTGGTCTCCGACGCCTACTGGCCCCACGACCAGTGGATCGCGGTGCTCACCATGGCCTTCGTGATCCTGGCGACGGTGCTGCTGCGCGGGTTCCTCGCCCGCATCACCATCCTGCTCGGCCTGGTGTTCGGCTTCGTCCTGTCGTGGGTCTTCGACCTGCTCTTCGGCACGACCCCCACCCCGCTGGGGGACGGCACGGTCGAGGACGCGTTCCGGGTCGACCTGTCCGCCGTGGCCGAGGCCCCCTGGATCGGCCTTCCCGACTTCCACGCCCCCGAGTTCCACCTCTCGGCCATCCTGGTGGCACTGCCCGCCGTCATCGCCCTCATCGCCGAGAACGCCGGCCACGTCAAGGCCGTGCAGGAGATGACCCGCGACGACCTCGACCCCTACATGGGGCGGGCGATCCTCGCCGACGGTGTGGCCACGGTGCTGGCCAGTTCGGTCGGCGGTGCGCCCACGACCACCTACGCCGAGAACATCGGCGTCATGGCCGTCACCCGCGTCTACTCCACCGCCGCCTACTACGTGGCCGCGGTCGTGGCCATCCTGTTCGGCCTGTGCCCCAAGTTCGGCGCGCTGGTCGCCGCCACCCCCGAGGGCGTGATCGGCGGCATCACCGTCATCCTGTACGGCATGATCGGCCTGCTGGGCGCGAAGATCTGGGTGGAGAACCGGGTCGACTTCGGCAACCCCCTGGTGCTGGTGCCGATCGCGGCCGGACTGATCGCCGGCATCGGCAACGTCTCGGTCGCCTTCACCGAGAGCTTCCAGATCAGCGGGATCGCCCTGGGCACCCTCATCATCCTGGTCGGCTTCCACGTACTCAACACGCTGGCCCCCGAGTCGATGAGACCGGTGCCGCCCACCCGGGACACCTCCGCCTCGGCCACCGGCGCCGCGGAGGAGGGCAGAGAGGAGGGAAGGGAGGGCGCCGCGCGGAGCTGA
- a CDS encoding inositol monophosphatase family protein, giving the protein MPLPDAKALLPVAQDAVGKAVEYVLAHPVTGVRDKGDREIVTDTDEAVERIVRDILVRETPDLGFLGEETGATGDRETYWVLDPVDGTTNFSHGLPLNAVSLGLVHGDRPVLGVIALPFLGTRYWAAHGNGAFRDDVRLHVSDTTDLSRALVALSNYGGGPDAPVRDLLSAALDRELSRRTQGLRRLGATAVDLVFVAEGALDASITLGNRAWDTAAGAVIAREAGAAVVDSDGSPHTTDSRCAIAVTPGLCDAVLSLLDITRETPYRPGWGAIPAAERRSV; this is encoded by the coding sequence ATGCCCCTGCCCGACGCCAAGGCCCTGCTGCCGGTCGCCCAGGACGCCGTCGGCAAGGCCGTCGAGTACGTGCTGGCCCATCCCGTCACCGGAGTCCGCGACAAGGGCGACCGCGAGATCGTCACCGACACCGACGAGGCCGTCGAGCGCATCGTCCGCGACATCCTCGTCCGCGAGACCCCCGACCTCGGGTTCCTCGGTGAGGAGACCGGGGCCACCGGCGACCGGGAGACCTACTGGGTGCTCGACCCCGTCGACGGCACCACCAACTTCTCCCACGGCCTGCCCCTGAACGCGGTCTCGCTGGGGCTGGTCCACGGCGACCGCCCGGTCCTCGGGGTGATCGCGCTGCCCTTCCTGGGCACCCGCTACTGGGCCGCCCACGGCAACGGCGCCTTCCGCGACGACGTCCGGCTGCACGTGTCCGACACCACCGACCTGTCCCGGGCGCTGGTCGCGCTCAGCAACTACGGGGGCGGACCGGACGCTCCCGTCCGCGACCTGCTCTCCGCCGCCCTGGACCGCGAGCTGTCCCGCCGCACCCAGGGGCTGCGCCGCCTGGGCGCCACGGCCGTGGACCTGGTCTTCGTCGCCGAGGGCGCGCTTGATGCCAGCATCACCCTGGGCAACCGCGCCTGGGACACCGCCGCCGGAGCCGTCATCGCCCGTGAGGCCGGGGCCGCCGTCGTCGACAGCGACGGCAGCCCGCACACCACGGACTCCCGGTGCGCGATCGCCGTCACCCCCGGCCTGTGCGACGCCGTGCTGTCCCTGCTCGACATCACCCGGGAGACCCCGTACCGGCCCGGATGGGGGGCGATCCCCGCTGCTGAGCGCCGGTCGGTGTGA
- a CDS encoding multidrug effflux MFS transporter: MSDFPDVSGGPAAARLQGVLMITSVTAPVAAPLSGGASIAGAGRRAVFWGQAALTLLTVVGVVGRAKSRLRNPRTSGAALGGATGTLANRATSAPCSPSASRSPRCSPASPHPPSSCGT; encoded by the coding sequence ATGTCCGATTTCCCCGACGTCTCCGGCGGCCCCGCCGCCGCGAGACTCCAGGGCGTGCTGATGATCACCAGCGTCACCGCCCCGGTGGCCGCTCCCCTGTCGGGCGGCGCGAGCATCGCGGGCGCCGGACGGCGCGCGGTGTTCTGGGGCCAGGCGGCACTGACGCTGCTCACGGTCGTCGGCGTGGTGGGCCGCGCCAAGAGTCGCCTCCGGAATCCGCGCACGTCCGGGGCGGCCCTCGGCGGGGCCACCGGGACCCTGGCCAACCGCGCTACGTCGGCTCCCTGCTCGCCTTCTGCTTCGCGTTCGCCGCGCTGTTCGCCCGCATCTCCGCATCCCCCTTCGTCATGCGGAACATGA
- a CDS encoding MarR family winged helix-turn-helix transcriptional regulator, protein MDADRGTAPGERELAGVLRALAWTIHRLVPERAGVEPMPVSELAVLKQILESPGVTVTELARHLGMRQSNTSAAVRGLVERDLVRREGTPVDRRVTRLVPTEKLLAERERIDTVWSGTIRSAMARLGPEQAAALEAASDALQALDQALRAERPEPGAHR, encoded by the coding sequence ATGGACGCGGATCGTGGTACGGCGCCGGGAGAGCGCGAGCTGGCGGGTGTGCTGCGTGCTCTGGCCTGGACCATCCACCGGCTGGTGCCCGAGAGGGCGGGTGTCGAGCCGATGCCCGTCTCCGAGCTCGCGGTGCTCAAGCAGATCCTGGAGTCGCCGGGCGTCACGGTCACCGAACTGGCCCGGCACCTGGGAATGCGGCAGAGCAACACCAGCGCGGCAGTGCGCGGCCTGGTCGAACGCGACCTCGTCAGGCGGGAGGGCACCCCGGTCGACCGGCGGGTGACCAGACTGGTCCCCACCGAGAAACTGCTCGCGGAGAGGGAGCGCATCGACACCGTGTGGTCCGGAACCATCCGGAGCGCGATGGCCCGGCTCGGTCCCGAACAGGCCGCGGCCCTGGAGGCCGCGTCCGACGCGCTCCAGGCCCTCGACCAGGCCCTGCGCGCCGAACGCCCCGAGCCGGGGGCGCACCGGTGA
- a CDS encoding DUF1097 family protein — MQLRVKAGLIQAAVAAVIIPLLIQPAFILGYTSYVWLLFMALPLFFLLGADLRALPSMLLSFAAGQLWAVLLGVATGALAGLLGPAAGGALAAVLVIFTMLTVHDTLLKSTFLGNVPAMFTGMALTSFVLDLTPAEAPALTPLHITAFFLYGTVIAVALAMVGGFLCSRVLGEDWRTKLEGGSAEEAPAV; from the coding sequence ATGCAGCTACGCGTCAAGGCCGGTCTGATCCAGGCCGCCGTGGCCGCCGTCATCATCCCGCTGCTCATACAGCCCGCCTTCATCCTGGGCTACACCAGCTACGTCTGGCTGCTGTTCATGGCGCTGCCGCTGTTCTTCCTCCTCGGAGCGGACCTCCGCGCGCTTCCGTCCATGCTGCTCTCCTTCGCGGCGGGGCAGTTGTGGGCGGTCCTCCTCGGTGTCGCGACGGGCGCCCTGGCGGGACTCCTCGGCCCGGCGGCGGGCGGCGCCCTGGCCGCGGTCCTCGTCATCTTCACGATGCTGACCGTGCACGACACCCTGCTGAAGAGCACCTTCCTCGGCAACGTGCCCGCGATGTTCACGGGCATGGCGCTGACGTCCTTCGTCCTCGACCTCACCCCCGCCGAGGCCCCCGCGCTCACCCCGCTGCACATCACGGCGTTCTTCCTCTACGGGACCGTGATCGCCGTGGCCCTCGCCATGGTCGGCGGCTTCCTGTGCTCGCGGGTGCTCGGCGAGGACTGGAGGACGAAGCTGGAAGGAGGCTCTGCGGAGGAGGCCCCGGCGGTGTGA